The genomic interval GTGACGCAGAACGGCACCGAGAACGTCGGCCTCGCCGCCGCCGCCGAGGCATCGCGTCAGTTCGAGGGAGCCGGCCAGTGAGCATCGCAGCGCGTCTGGACGAGCTCGGCATCGAGCTGCCCGCTGTCTCGGCCCCGGTGGCTGCGTACGTCCCCGCCGTCGTGCACGGCGGCCTGGTCTACACCTCAGGGCAGCTGCCGTTCGTCGGCGGCGTGCTTCCTGCGACCGGCAAGGTCGGCGCAGAGGTGGATGCTGAGGATGCCAAGGTCTACGCCCGCACCTGCGCGCTGAACGCCCTCGCTGCCGCTGCCGCCGCTGCCGGCGGCGTCGACCGGATCGCCGGTGTGCTGCGGGTCGGCGGATTCGTGGCATCCGCCCCCGCCTTCACCGGCCAGCCCGGTGTCGTCAACGGATCCAGCGAAGTGCTCGGCGAGATCTTCGGCGATGCAGGCAAGCACGCGCGCGCCGCCGTCGGCGTCGCGGTGCTGCCGCTGGACACGCCGGTCGAGGTCGAGGTGACCTTCATCCTCGCCTGACGTCGGATGCTGCGAAGCGGCCCTCTGGAACGCAGGTTCCGGAGGGCCGCTTCGTGTGTGGTGCTTACTTGACCTGGCTCGAGATCGTGCTCATCACCAGCGTGTCGGCGAGCGTCGTGACATCTCCGACCTCGCGGCCCTCTGCGACATCGCGCAGCAGGCGGCGCATGATCTTGCCGGAGCGAGTCTTGGGCAGCTCCGGCACGATGTACACGTCACGCGGACGCGCGATCGGGCCGATCTGCTCGCCGACCCAGGCACGTAGCAGGGCGGTGAGACCCTCGGGGGAGTGCGCGTCGAGGTAGCTCTGCTTGATGATGACGAACGCGACCACGGCCTGCCCGGTGGTCTCATCGGCGGCGCCGACCACTGCCGCCTCTGCGGTGGCCTCATGGGCGACCAGCGACGACTCGATCTCGGTGGTCGACAGGCGGTGCCCCGACACGTTCATCACGTCGTCGACGCGGCCGAGCAGCCACAGGTCGCCGTCCTCGTCGAGGCGCGCACCGTCGCCGGCGAAGTAGTAGCCCTTGTCCTCGAACTTCTCCCAGTAGGTCTCCTTGTAGCGCTCGGGGTCTCCCCAGATGCCGCGCAGCATGCTCGGCCACGGTTCGGTGATCACGAGCAGACCGCCGTTGCCGTTGCCGACCTCGTTGCCGTCGTCGTCGGTCACGTCGATCGAGATCCCGGGGATCGGCACCTGGGCGGAGCCGGGCTTGGTCGCCGTGATGCCGGGCAGCGCCGAGACCATGATGGCGCCGGTCTCGGTCTGCCACCAGGTGTCGACGATGGGCGTCTTGTCGGCGCCGATCACCTCGCGGTACCACATCCATGCCTCGGGGTTGATGGGCTCGCCCACCGAACCGAGCAGGCGAAGGCTCGACAGGTCGAACTCCTGCGGGATCTGCCGGCCGAGCTTCATGAACGAGCGGATCGCCGTCGGCGCGGTGTAGAGGATGCTGACGCCGTACTTCTGGATGATCTCCCACCAGCGCCCTGCGTGCGGGGCGTCAGGCGTGCCCTCGAACAGCACCTGGGTGGCGCCGTTGGCCAGCGGGCCGTAGGCGACGTAGCTGTGTCCGGTGACCCAGCCGATGTCGGCCGTGCACCAGAACACATCGGTTTCGGGGTGCAGGTCGAACACGTACTTGTGCGTGTACGCGGCCTGCACGAGGTAGCCGCCAGAGGTGTGCAGAATGCCCTTCGGCTTTCCGGTGGTACCAGACGTGTACAGGATGAACAGCGGGTTCTCGGCAGGGAAGGCCTGCGCCTCGTGCTCGGCGGAAGCCGCCGGGACGACGTCGTGCCACCAGAGGTCGCGCTCATGCCAGTCGACCTCGTTGCCGCCGCGCTTGACGACGAGCACGTGCTCGACGGTCTGCTGCTCGCCTTCGCCGTTGCGGTCGCTGAGCGCCTGGTCGACAGCGGGCTTCAGAGCCGAGACCTTGCCCTTGCGGTAGCCGCCGTCTGCGGTGATGACGACCTTCGCACCGGCATCGTCGATGCGCGAGCGCAGGCTGTCGGCACTGAACCCGCCGAACACGACGGAGTGGATGGCGCCGAGCCGCGCGACGGCCAGCATCGAGACGATCGCCTCAGGGATCATCGGCAGGTAGATGGCGACACGGTCGCCGTGACCGATGCCGAGCCCGGCCAGCACGTTGGCGGTGCGCTTGACCTCGTCGGTCAGCTCGGCGTACGTGATGCGACGCTCATCGCCCGGTTCGCCCTCCCACAGGATGGCCACCCGGTCGCCGAGACCGGCCTCGACGTGACGGTCGAGGCAGTTGTAGGCGACGTTGAGCTCGCCGTCGTCGAACCACTTCGCGAACGGCGGGTTCGACCAGTCCAGCACCTGCGTGAACGGCTTGTGCCAGGTCACGCTCTCGCGGGCCTGGTCTCCCCAGAACGCCTCGCGATCGGCTGCAGCCCGCTCGTACAGTGCGGGATCGTCGATGGTCTGGGCAGCGAACTCGTCCGAGGGCGGGAACCTCCGCGACTCATCGAGGAGGTGATCGATCTGACTGCTCATGGATTCGCTCCTTTGCGCGGATAAGAGATCGTGTCGGGGCACGACCGTGACACGGCGAATCTACTCGCGCCCCCGGCGGAAGCCTACTGTCGAAAGTTGGTACTGCGTGTCGCTTGGCAAGGGCCCTTGCAAATGCATACACTGGCGACAGCCGATTTCGATATCCGGCTTCAGCGCGCCCGATACCCCCCGATGCGGGCATGCGCGTGGGCGGCACCTCATTCCCCCCGTGAGGTGCCGCCTTGCGCATTCCCGGGTGGTTCTCCTGCACAGATGACGGATCTCGCCGGTTGTGCACAGCACATGGGTTCTCGGGGAATCGGCGTCCGTCCGCCGACTTAGCGTCGTCGGCATGGCTGATCCCTTCGTGCTCCGACCTCGCGGTGTGCCGTCCCCGACGGCGACGGCCGAGGCCCCGTCTGCGCCGACCTTGTCGGTCGACCCCGCCTTCGGTGCACTGGCCGAGCATGTGCAGGATGCCGGGGTCACCGACATCTTCGTCAACGGCGCTCACGGACTCTTCATCGATCGTGGGGATGGTGCAGAGCAGGTCGCCGACTGGCGGGCATCCGAGCGCGAAGTGCGCGACCTCGCCGTCGCCCTGGTGGCCGCCGGTGGCCGACACCTCGACGATCAGTCGCCGTGCGTCGACGTGCGACTGGATTCGGGCATCCGCGTGCACGCCGTGCTGGCGCCGGTCTCGACATCCGGCACCGCGCTGTCGATCCGCGTGCCGCGCGTGCTCGGGGCCGACCTCGATGCGCTGGCCGCCTCCGGTACCTTCTCGGCAGCACAGCGCGCGTGGCTGGGCGCGCTGGTCGCACAGCGGGCGAACGTGCTGATCACCGGTGGCACCGGCACCGGAAAGACCACGCTGCTCTCGGCGCTGCTGTCGGAGGTCGGCGGCAGCGAGAGGATCGTCACGATCGAGGATGTCGCCGAGCTGCGCCCGCGGCATCCGCATCACGTCTCGCTGGAGGCTCGGCAGGCGAACCTCGAGGGGGCGGGCCGGATCACCCTGGCGGTGCTGGTGCGCGAGTCCCTGCGAATGCGTCCGGATCGGCTCGTGGTGGGGGAGTGCCGCGGAGAAGAGGTGCGCGAGCTGCTCACCGCGTTGAACACGGGGCACGACGGCGGCGCCGGAACGCTGCATGCCAGCAGCCTCGCCGACGTCCCCGCACGCATGGAGGCACTCGGGGCGCTCGCCGGGATGGATGCCGTCGCTCTCGCCCGGCAGGTGGTCAGCGCGTTCACCGTGGTGCTGCACCTGCAGCGCGACACCGACGGTCGGCGGCATATCGCTCGCGCCGGGCGGTTCGTGCTCTCCGCAGACCGGCTGGACATCGAGGAGGTGTCGCCGTGGTGACCGTGGCGCGGCGCACAGGCGGGCTGTTCCGGCGCAGGGGAGCGGATGCTGTCGCTTCGCGCCCAGGTGATGCGGCCGCCGCGGTGCGCACACTTGCCGTCCTGTTGCAGGCCGGCGCGCGTCCGATGACGGCGTGGCAGCACCTTGCCGAGAGTGGTGATCCAGTCGCAGGGCGCGTGGTCGACCGCTGCGCCTCTGGTGCCGAGCTCGTCGGCGCGATCGATGCCGAGGGCGGTGCGTGGTCTGACGTCGCGGCGGCCTGGGAGATCGCGACCACAGTGGGCGCGCCCCTGGCCGATGTGCTGCGCGCGCTGGCCGAATCGCTGCAGGACGCAGCCTCCGCTGCCGACGATGTGCGCATCGCACTGGCCGAACCCACCGGCACAGCGCGGCTGCTGCTGTGGCTGCCGTTCGCAGGACTCCTGCTCGGACTCGCCCTCGGCTTCGACACCGTCGGGGTGCTGTTCACCAATCCGTTCGGCGCCGTGTGCGTGGGGTTGGGCATCCTGTTGGTGCTCGTGGCCCGATGGTGGACCGCGCGGATGGTGCGCGCCGCACAGCCGGCGCCGGGCACCCCTGGGATGCACGCCGAACTCGTCGCCGTCGCGCTCGCCGGCGGCGTGGGCATCCCGCGTGCGCTGCGGCTCGTCGAGCACAGCCCAGCCGATCTGCTCGCCGACCGTTCGAGCACGGACGCCGTGCTCGAGCTGTCCCGCTCGGCAGGGGTTCCGGCCGGCGAACTGCTGCGCGCCTCGGCATCCCAGCAGCGACACGACGCCAGGGTGCAGGGCCGTGTGCGCGCCGCGCGGCTCTCTTCGAAGCTGCTGCTGCCGCTCGGCGCGTGCACGCTGCCCGCCTTCCTGCTGCTCGGTGTCGCCCCGCTGATGCTCAGCGTGCTCAGCTCCACGCCGTTGCCGATCTGAAGACGACCACAGGGCGAGCCACGCCCGCGGAAGAGAAGAAGAGAGAAGAAGAGAGAAGGAAAGAGATGAACGACGAGACACAGCCTGTCGAGTCCCCGCCTGCGCGGGCGCGGACGGCGTCGACCCTGCCCACGCTGACCCGCCGCCGTGCGGCAGCCCTGTTCGCCGACGAGTCGGGAGCCGCGACTGCGGAGTACGCGATCACGACGATCGTCCCTCCCCGCGCGCCTACTGGACTCTGAGTCAAGCCGGGTCCCCGCGCTCCCGCCCTTCCGATTCAGTACAAACGCCGAACGGAAGGCCGCATGAGCGCCCCAGTCAGAGGAGAGGACGGCATGAATCCGAACAACGACGAGGCTCGCAAGGGTGATCCCGAGTACCGCCAAGCGCTCGACGAGCGCCGCGAGCTCCGTGCCGCCGCGAAGCGTGACGGGACCCCCGAGCCGCCCCAGATCAAACGCCACCGTAAGACCGGGGAGATCGTCTACAGCAAGACGACCACCACCGAGGTTCGCCTCCGGGCGGCTCAGCGTGCGTCGGCGGCGGCGGAGATGAAGGCTCAGCGGTTCTCGTGGGACACCATCGCGCAGGTGCTCGGGTACAAGAACGGCCCCACCGCACGCAAGTCGGTCGAGCGGTACATCGAGCGCTTGCCGATGGAGTCGGTAAACCTCCTGCGCCGGATGGAGTTGGAGGACTTGGATCGCGCCGAGACGGCACTCGCCGACCGGATCGAGCAGGGCGACACCCAGGCCATCGACACGATGCTCAAGATCAAGCACCAGCGCGCCCGCCTGATAGGCCTCTATGACCAGGCGACGAGCGCGGCGAACTTCGACATCGAATTGACGCTGGTGCAGACCACCACCGAGGTCGTGCGGCTGGTGCGGACGCACCCGGACATGACCATCGAGCAGATACTCGCGGCCATCACCACGGGCTCGGCCACCGACTAGATCACCGTGCCGGGGCGGTTTCTCCTCGGCAAACCAACCCTTACGAAAGGACGCCATCATGGCAAAGGCAACACCCGCAAGCATCGAGCGCGATCTCAAGTCGTCGCTGGAGAACTTCAAGGCACGCGCGGCCTCGATCAAAGACGCGTACCGCGCGACCCGTCAGAGCATCGTCGACGACGTGATGGCGTCGGACTTCGCGAAGCAGGGTCGCCTGGAGAGCCTCGCCAACGAGACGCGGGGCAAGCTCGATTCGCTCCGGGGCGAGCAGGATTCGTACATCAAGACCGTGCGCTCCAAGGTGGAGCAGGACCTGATCGGCTACCAGGCTTCCGACGCGAACAGCGTGCTCCTGCGCCGGGATGCGGCGGACCGCGCCCGCAAGATCGCCGACGAGTCGGAGGCTCTGGCAATGCTCGGCGACGCGATCCGTGGTGGTGATGACACCCTCGCGGATGCGGTCGGTTACCGTGCCCGCCAGACGGGCTGGATCAACACCCTGGATGCTTACAAGGAGGCCCGCCCGGAGTCGGCGGACTCGGCGGCGGCGCTCGCGTTCGTGGAGGGGTTGGATTCGGACCCGGGCCACAACCTCGCGAACCAGATCACCTACTCCGCGCCCTCGGAGTGACGCGCCTCTCCCGCGCGTTGAGAGCCCCGGCCCCCTCGGGGGCGTCGGGGCTCTCTCATGCTTAGGAGTCCTCCGCCGGGGCCCGGGGGCGAGACCCGAGCGAACCGCTACGCTCATGTGTCATGAAGGTGTTCATTAGCTGGTCAGGGCCGCGAAGTCAGAAACTCGCCGATGCGTTGCGTGAATGGTTGCACGACGTTATCCAAAGCGTTGAATGCTTCTGCTCAACCGAAGATATCCGCGCAGGCCAACGTTGGAACAACGAAGTGAACTCCTGGCTAGGGGAAACCGACTTTGGAGTGCTTTGTGTGACGTCCGAGAACGTCAAGGCTCCGTGGCTTAATTTTGAAGCCGGAGCTTTGGCCAAGCGCATCAACGACGATGCGCGTGTCGTGCCCGTAACGCTCGGGTTCGCCCCGTCTGCGCTTGACGAACCGCTAAAGCAGTTCAAC from Microbacterium sp. H1-D42 carries:
- a CDS encoding RidA family protein, with the translated sequence MSIAARLDELGIELPAVSAPVAAYVPAVVHGGLVYTSGQLPFVGGVLPATGKVGAEVDAEDAKVYARTCALNALAAAAAAAGGVDRIAGVLRVGGFVASAPAFTGQPGVVNGSSEVLGEIFGDAGKHARAAVGVAVLPLDTPVEVEVTFILA
- the acs gene encoding acetate--CoA ligase; this translates as MSSQIDHLLDESRRFPPSDEFAAQTIDDPALYERAAADREAFWGDQARESVTWHKPFTQVLDWSNPPFAKWFDDGELNVAYNCLDRHVEAGLGDRVAILWEGEPGDERRITYAELTDEVKRTANVLAGLGIGHGDRVAIYLPMIPEAIVSMLAVARLGAIHSVVFGGFSADSLRSRIDDAGAKVVITADGGYRKGKVSALKPAVDQALSDRNGEGEQQTVEHVLVVKRGGNEVDWHERDLWWHDVVPAASAEHEAQAFPAENPLFILYTSGTTGKPKGILHTSGGYLVQAAYTHKYVFDLHPETDVFWCTADIGWVTGHSYVAYGPLANGATQVLFEGTPDAPHAGRWWEIIQKYGVSILYTAPTAIRSFMKLGRQIPQEFDLSSLRLLGSVGEPINPEAWMWYREVIGADKTPIVDTWWQTETGAIMVSALPGITATKPGSAQVPIPGISIDVTDDDGNEVGNGNGGLLVITEPWPSMLRGIWGDPERYKETYWEKFEDKGYYFAGDGARLDEDGDLWLLGRVDDVMNVSGHRLSTTEIESSLVAHEATAEAAVVGAADETTGQAVVAFVIIKQSYLDAHSPEGLTALLRAWVGEQIGPIARPRDVYIVPELPKTRSGKIMRRLLRDVAEGREVGDVTTLADTLVMSTISSQVK
- a CDS encoding TadA family conjugal transfer-associated ATPase yields the protein MADPFVLRPRGVPSPTATAEAPSAPTLSVDPAFGALAEHVQDAGVTDIFVNGAHGLFIDRGDGAEQVADWRASEREVRDLAVALVAAGGRHLDDQSPCVDVRLDSGIRVHAVLAPVSTSGTALSIRVPRVLGADLDALAASGTFSAAQRAWLGALVAQRANVLITGGTGTGKTTLLSALLSEVGGSERIVTIEDVAELRPRHPHHVSLEARQANLEGAGRITLAVLVRESLRMRPDRLVVGECRGEEVRELLTALNTGHDGGAGTLHASSLADVPARMEALGALAGMDAVALARQVVSAFTVVLHLQRDTDGRRHIARAGRFVLSADRLDIEEVSPW
- a CDS encoding type II secretion system F family protein; its protein translation is MVTVARRTGGLFRRRGADAVASRPGDAAAAVRTLAVLLQAGARPMTAWQHLAESGDPVAGRVVDRCASGAELVGAIDAEGGAWSDVAAAWEIATTVGAPLADVLRALAESLQDAASAADDVRIALAEPTGTARLLLWLPFAGLLLGLALGFDTVGVLFTNPFGAVCVGLGILLVLVARWWTARMVRAAQPAPGTPGMHAELVAVALAGGVGIPRALRLVEHSPADLLADRSSTDAVLELSRSAGVPAGELLRASASQQRHDARVQGRVRAARLSSKLLLPLGACTLPAFLLLGVAPLMLSVLSSTPLPI